A region of Enoplosus armatus isolate fEnoArm2 chromosome 14, fEnoArm2.hap1, whole genome shotgun sequence DNA encodes the following proteins:
- the tox gene encoding thymocyte selection-associated high mobility group box protein TOX translates to MDVTVYPPPPQPHAASDHTRLGQLSYPDPAFGTNKLDGDTMFLSMPDAGLDFASTNQFRVPQPPHPLSKVTPPNPPSQHWRRDTHMADTHRLPWSYSVGGLGDEDYNIPPITPPTLPDHMLPPHLPHDSPSGPYNSLDPPSSSAPHHPYQLQGMDMPGMPGRQDGAAMLNQDGGTFGMSGGPMTSTLSVMQQMVNSDSRFTGSQQPIEAALGPRSQSGMSQQSHLSTINQSQLGLSGNSVTHNSPSPPGSKSTTPSPSSSAHEDENDDGLRLSSGGEKRPASVDIAKKPKTPKKKKRKDPNEPVKPVSAYALFFRDTQANIKAQNPNATFGEVSKIVASMWDGLGEEQKQVYKKRTETAKKEYLKQLAAYRASLVSQSYNDPSEMKPPHSSSTSSSSSTSMFTPKPSVYPGHPGQHPSSSSLAHSHPLPPPQHPGMYMPYPHPSHPSHASSPGLGPHMRPPHTQIHPQLQALSSRGTVPRPSVPHQGALSLGGMAAASTPPLQVSPPLHGQAHLGGLHSPHHQHQQLGGHSLGMTHSPAITQGYPSSLQSEYQPMGGGMLNGGAVMSPSVDYHQLGRHTPNHHPSLDWGADYHGNGGLQRDKHLYLS, encoded by the exons TTTCGTGTGCCACAGCCCCCGCACCCCCTCAGCAAGGTGACGCCACCCAACCCACCCTCACAGCACTGgaggagggacacacacatGGCCGACACACACCGTCTGCCTTGG tcaTACTCAGTGGGTGGTTTGGGCGACGAGGACTACAACATCCCACCCATCACTCCCCCCACCCTGCCAGACCACATGctgcccccccacctcccccacgATTCCCCTTCTGGGCCGTACAACTCTCTGGACCCCCCCTCCAGCTCAGCTCCACACCACCCCTACCAGCTGCAGGGCATGGATATGCCTGGCATGCCCGGTAGACAAGATGGAGCCGCTATGTTGAACCAAGATGGGGGCACATTCGGTATGAGTGGCGGCCCAATGACCAGTACTCTGTCTGTG ATGCAGCAGATGGTGAACTCCGATTCTCGGTTCACCGGCAGCCAACAGCCAATCGAAGCCGCGCTCGGACCTAGGAGCCAGTCGGGCATGAGCCAGCAGAGTCATTTGTCCACCATCAACCAATCCCAGCTGGGGCTGAGTGGGAACTCTGTTACCCATAATTCTCCTTCACCTCCTGGAAGTAAATCCACCACGCCGTCTCCCTCCAGTTCAGCGCATGAGGACGAGAATGATGACGGACTCAGg CTCAGCAGCGGAGGAGAGAAGAGGCCAGCATCAGTGGACATCGCCAAGAAACCCAAaacaccaaagaagaagaagcggaAGGACCCCAATGAGCCGGTGAAGCCGGTGTCTGCCTACGCCTTGTTCTTCAGGGACACCCAAGCCAACATCAAGGCCCAGAACCCCAACGCCACGTTTGGGGAGGTGTCAAAGATCGTGGCCTCCATGTGGGACGGCCTGGGGGAGGAACAGAAGCAG gtgtacaagaagaggacagagacgGCTAAGAAGGAGTACCTGAAACAACTGGCTGCCTACAGAGCCAGTCTGGTCTCACAG AGTTACAATGATCCATCTGAAATGAAGCCgccccactcctcctccacgtcttcctcttcttctaccTCAATGTTCACACCCAAACCTTCAGTCTACCCTGGTCACCCAGGCCAGCACCCTTCCTCCAGCTCACTCGCCCActctcaccccctccctccccctcagcACCCAGGCATGTACATGCCGTACCCCCACCCGTCGCACCCTTCCCACGCCTCAAGCCCCGGCCTCGGCCCCCACATGCGCCCTCCTCACACCCAGATCCACCCCCAGCTCCAGGCTCTGTCCTCCAGAGGGACAGTGCCGCGGCCCAGCGTCCCCCACCAGGGAGCTCTGTCCCTTGGCGGCATGGCGGCGGcttccacccctcctctccaggTCAGCCCTCCCCTCCACGGCCAGGCACACCTGGGAGGGCTGCACAGTCCGCaccatcagcatcagcagctcGGTGGACACTCACTGGGAATGACACACTCGCCTGCCATCACACAG GGctacccctcctctctccagtctGAGTACCAACCAATGGGAGGAGGTATGCTTAATGGCGGAGCGGTGATGTCACCATCGGTGGACTACCACCAGCTGGGCCGACACACGCCGAACCACCACCCCTCTCTGGACTGGGGCGCTGATTACCATGGCAACGG AGGTctccagagagacaaacacCTCTATCTGAGCTAA